The sequence gcagcagtgacgtatgagagtcgtattttcaggcgggagatttgaagcgcgctaacgcgatgcggaccactaaaaacgtgattttatttcaaaataagcacttccttggcacaaaagcagcgctacgaggtttctggaccgctatttcaacaatcaacgtcgacttaatatttgcctttagtgtccctttaagtagtcACCGGGTCCCTTTATTCAACGCTGAGGGGACCACTGACGAGAGCCTATGCTCAGCGAGGCACTCTTTGATTCACTTGAATCACCCTAATCTATGTCGATTCACGTTGAATTAACTTTGGATTCAATTTAATTTGTACTCCCAATCATTTCGCATCATTACACGTGTGCTTAACGTCACGAAAATTTCGTTACCATTCGTGTTCACTTCGGCGGTCTTTTAGTCCAATACTATAAGGATTTCGCTAAATTAACATTCTAACGACCAACAAACAATGCCTTGTTCAGTGGCATGGGAAAGCGGCagcttcttaaaaaaaaaaaaaaaagcttccggaACATTCTTTTTAACGGAAGTTGAACAGAAGAACGCTCAGCGCAAATTGACGAATAATTGACGAATTTCAACATTGctgaataaagaaaacaaagtgcCTCGCGCGCAATGTGTCACGTGCTAAGCAGTATCGCTGGACGTGACATCAACTATTGCCATTTAGTTTGTCGCCGTGTGCGCCTATTACTGCACGTTTTAGAACTTGCCCCGGATAATACGGCTTCTCGGATGTTACGTTTCGTTTTCCGACTCCCGTGAGTATCGTGTCAGTGAGATTCCACTGTATTCATATCTTCATCCTGGCACGTAAAAGCTGACAATTCATTTAATCGCGCTTGTCACCGTGCAATAACGTAAGTGATGGCCATATCTTATGTACAGGTTACTTAGCAACCGCTCAGGTTAACACATATTATAGACTCATCGTAGGCGTTCTGCACACTGCACGGAACTATGACAATGAAACGTGCGCGTTCATATGACGTGACGTCaccctcaggggcgtagccagaaaccaaGAATTTGTTTTCTTGAGGGTggacggggcggggggggggggggcgattactctatatattaggggtgtgcgaatattcgaaagtttcgaatattcgccgaATATTACAttggaaatattcgtattcgattcggaaatcgtgtattcgaaaagtttcgaataatcgataacttcgaatattcaaaaaattcgaatatgcgattcgattatcatgcataaaataactcgtcttccacattccTGCTGCGTTTgcatagctaaaaacgttgccgagaggagcgataaacatcttaagtacacggaggcacgatatctgcctgcgacgagcgccccaatacgtatgatgtattgctggtgcatctcctacgtgcagcgctgttggcgatcatgtaaccgtacattttcaatattatgcggccgtaacgtgccgcactaccactcgttcactatgcgggaccacttttgaagaaagacagtgacccatgtgactggtggcggactgtaggaaccttcagatacccctgtctggcaaagctttgccccatgtaactccctataccagccacttctgttccaagcgagcgtgccttttcagtggcaaggGAGGGAGGGGTtatctctgttagaagggagtgcttgctgcctgatcatgtggagcaactcatatttcttcatgataacatctagtcattactttcattgtgccgtgatatttgcttgtgttgtgatgtgcattgtgctagcctggacattgtgttctggagatagcagtgtatgttatgttgccggtcaggctgttaatgtttttttttttcaaatagctacatgttaaataaaatattgttgctgtggaggcatttttcctttgatattcgatattcgattcgatattcgaaggtggatattcgtattcgattcgtattcgaaaaatttgatattcgcacacccctactatatatatatgttcgtgcgtgtgtttgtatacgtacatgtatatacacacataaaAAATTGAAAACATATGGGGGGCGGGGTTTAAACCCTTCAACCCCAGGCCCCCTGACTACCCCAATGACGTCATCGACTAACTCGTTTAAAACTAACGCACCAAGGATCACAAGACACCTTTGACAAAGATGGTTACAGCTATCGAAACGCcagccagcctgctctgaggcgcTTTATTCCCGTTCAGGCAACCCCTAGAGCGCTCTGCCTGCGTTggaggtttttttttcgttggccTTATTCCTTCCTTATTTATTTTCTCGAATCCAATAATTCAAGTTCGACCGAGCATGTGTTACGTAATGCCGTTTGTCTGGAGAAGAGGAAgatagggggaaggggggggggggataggtcGGTTGTAACGTTTTACGGCGGCGAGAAGGGTCATAATACGCGTGGAGGCGCCGCCTATCGACCGGGATGTTTACCAAACCATGGCCGGCCGGCGAGGCGCCATTTATAACCACGGCCAGTCCCGCCGAATCTTGGCCGttgcttcttcctcctctctctcgcATGATCACGGCCACGCCTGCTGCTGCAGACGCTAGGATAAGGGTCATATCGAACATGGAGCGCCCGGCGAGAGCGCAGGAATAAGAGACGTATAACAAAATTAAAATAAGAGGCAGTAGGAAAAGCGGGCCACACGCTAACGGCCGCTTAGCATCGCGGCGGACCGTGTCAGTGGGTTACACACGGGCGATGTGTTGCAGCGCGTTGAGGGCCGTGTGGTGTTGGTTCACGGGCAGACGAGAAGTTCGTCTGCTTCTTTGTAGCAGGAGCAGACGATACAGTTTGGTTCGTTTAGCAGACGAGACAACTCGGGCAATGTATATCAGAATATCACCCCAAGTGTGCTATTCACTAAGTGCCCACAACATGGACTGTACAGTCGGCCACAAAATagtacggaccacgcgagcgcgtgctgAAATTggcgtctgctgtcgagagcatagctgctctcgacagcagacggctcgccactagacggcgcagacggcaatttcGGCAGGGCGACATTCCACATTACTTCGTGGTCGACTTTACGTTTCAGCGTGCACTTATTGGATAGAGGTCGAAGCCGGGCTTCACTATTGGTGCCGGGCCGCTCGCTCTCAAGATTTAGCCAATCAGAGCGCGCTGAAATGGACGGTTCGCCTAATGGACACTTACCCACCCTGTGTTCATCGCAATGACAGACGAAAGTTTCGTTCGTTACCAGACGCACGAGACAACTTCGATCTTTGATTCAGATATATTTATGCACCGCCCCCAACACCTCCTCCCCCTCGTTCTCGTAACACCCCCCGAAAATTGAAATTCCGGATAAACACCATCTTGATTGTGTTTCATCTGCTACACCATTGCAGGAACGGAAGGAACAGGATTGGTTCGCTAGCAGGCGAAACAGTGAATGTTACATACTTGTTAGACGTAGCAATATCCTTCACTTAGTTACGGTTCATGCATTATTACATCATTCATACATTACACGATCATACAAATAATATTACACGAGTTACTGAGCGATTGCAGCACGTTTGCGCATGTCCACAGGGGGACGTCGTTTGGGACAGCGCTCTCTCGCTCGGGGGTTCTTTTGTTCTTGGGCGGCCATATTCTTATCCTAAAACCTTCCTTAGCACGTGGCAATACATATTAGTATGAACAGTATTGGAGGTATTAATGCAGAGACCAAAATCACTTCTTACAGCTTTTCTTAGTCCTTCTAGTACTACTGCTACCCCTGGACACGAAATCTAATCAATCAAGCACCCAACAAATCGAACATTCGAAGACAAAATACCCGTATTAAAAAACAACAACCCTCTGTCGGGAAAACACAGATTTGGCGAGGTCatatgccacacacacacaccacatcaCCCGGCACGACTCCGACCTTGTGCGCATGCGTACTAACCCGATCGCGATCATTATAGTAAGCGACCGATCTTCGAGCCAACCGAAATAAATGCGACTTAAGCCTTTTTCTTTTCCGGGCCCATATCGCATATACCCTTCCtgctaagaataaaaagaaagataaaaccgTCGCAACGACCGAGCCAGGTATAAATTGCGCATGTGTGTCACGTGACTTCAGCGCGTGGGAAAAGCCCGGCCGTTCGCTCCGTCCCCACGTGCCGGAGCTCTGCATCGATCTTATCGACATCTACTACTAAGCCGATGCACGTGTCGCAAGTGTCAGCAGCTGTGTTTGTCGCCCGTCGTGGCTCAACGAACTGGGCACTTTGCCTGTGAATGTGATGTAGTAGGCTTGATATGCAGGGTGTTTCCTTTTATGCGGTAtagattttttaaaataaaaatgtgATGACAGTCAGGCGCCTGTCGTCTTCGCAagcgaactctacgccgaggcggaaaaactttgccgcacctcaAGTTGCATTCAAATCAGTAACTAACAAATATTAATTTATTAACTTTAGGGCCGTTGATTACATGGAATAGTTgcaggacgtgacaatttatggcatgccaATTCCTGTAACGAAACTGAGCGCATCGGACGCGCAGGAAGTGCGGcagctgtgttacgtcagaccagaagctcacgtgacgaactttgaaaacaaaacaaaaaaaaggcgcgttgcagcagaatctggtcagaaaaatggTGAGCGGTCTCAAATACCCAattggaccgcttattctttttGTGTTTGGTGTGTAGTccatgtcgtttatgtgtctttcctttgtcttcgtttctttgtgcttcacgTACTCATATATCGAGACATGTTACAGAGCTCAACACGCTTGTCTAGAACGCTCAAGCGGCGCATTCCGTACTTCACTGGCGACCTCTACCGACTGCGCCTGCTCTGAGATAGCCCACATCTAATCATGCATCAGTGGTGGCAGCGCATGCGTAGAATTGAGCTATCTCAAACCACGGATTGCCGGTGGACGCCGTTTGTGCAGTCCTGAATGCGCCGCTCCGGCGTTCtaggggtgctatcctggacactgtcaaattccgccatcttgtcaaattttgtaatggcggcattttaagccaatctaGAGAacggttctagtacactctagccaatCGGAaaaggccgtagcagccctccgaGCCATTCAGACTTGACCAAtgacggaatttgacaatgtccaggaTAGGCGACAATGTCCAGAATGAGCGTGTCGAGCTCTGTGCGAATTAGTCGATCAGCGTATTCTTCTAGACGTAGTAGTCAGTATAGTAGGTAGAATATTTTTGAAGCGCGAGTTAAAAGGCGCGAAACGTTTGACACGCAACTCAATGGGTGGATTGCGACTCTAGACAACGTTGCTGTAAAAACAGCGGAGAGCCAACACTCAGTCAGCACTGCAGCCAATGCTAGTTGTATTTGAGCAAATGCGGTGATTTCGAGGTAAGGTACAGAGCTGAGCGAGTTGCAAAGTATGCATATACTCAGTGTTCAGCGCGAAACAGCAGAAGGCACGGGAGTTGTTAGacagcgcacgtcctgtgtctttctttctttgtgtcttccGTTAGgccgcaggttcgattccctgtcaCGGTGGTGGCATTTCAGTGACggcgaaatgcgaagaacacccgtgtacttagatttaggtacacgttaaagaaacacaggtggtcgaaattcatcgtatcgtgattttggcacgtcaaaccccATTAATTACTTCGCGATGCATAATACGTATACGTGGTAATTTAAttacatcgcggctgggggagggggggggggggagagagctggcatagcttgggtgggggggcaagtgccccttttgcacctcccccccccccccctgcctacgcccatgccaACAGCTGCATTTGCCTGCGCGCTCTATCTGTGCAATCTTATTCGCGTGACACCGAATAGTCGGGCTGCGAGTTTGCGCATAGCAAATGTTCCCACTGTCGTTCTTAGATATGACGCATCGCCGAATCAAGTTCTGCGAAAGTGCCACTCGTGCGAACAGCACTGGCGGGGAAACAGCCGCGTGTCGAGGGGGTGTTTTCGCGAGCAAAAACATCCGCAGGACGTCGTGCTCAACGCGATGGAACCTGCCCAGAAaacgaaaaacagaaagagaacttTCCAAGGATATGGCACGTACTACGCACCTTGCGCTGAAGTTTTCCCACACTTGACAGTAGAGCCAGAAAAACACTTCATCATAGCGCACGGTGGAATGTAGTTTGGAGGGACGCATCGCAGCCACATTCATTCTGGACACCCCCAGATTGCTAAGCGCAAAAGTTTTTTCAATGCCCAAAGCTTTCTCGAATGCGCATCCTCTGCTTGACTTGGTCGCGTTTACGGTCTAAATAAGAAGCGTGTGTAGTACATGTGTGCTACATCGCTAAACCTGGGCTTGGCGGAGATCAAATGTAACGAGTGATGAAGCATAGTTCGCTGGTATAGGTCCTGTGAGTGCCATCGAATTCGCTTGCTTAGTGGCCGGTAGTCTGCGACCCTGGCGTAACGTATGAAAGCGTCGCAGCGTTTTCTTGCCGGTGTTATCAGTGTTATACCGGTGTTGTGATGCTCCTGGTCTGCGTGGAGAAAAATAATGGATGCTTTCCTTCTTCAGTAGCTAGAAGTATTTTAATAAACTACCGCAGTCACGCCAACATTAATCGAATCAACGCCCACCTGTTTGCTTCGAAGCAGAATTAACTGACAGCCGACGATGCTGGGCAGCCTCCAACGTAAACAGTTAGGCTTGTAAAATAAGTCACATGTTCACAGACACTGCAATAAGCTTCATTAATAAATcgaaacgaaagagagagagtgaaaaaaaaagcgccattTTCAAACGCGTTTGCGCGCATTGTTGCCAGACACGCAGTTGTGGTGGCGGGACTCTCAATTTACTGTCGAAATTGTGGCCTTTTGTTTTGCGCGCTTTGATTACGAACTGTCACATCACGAAGCTTGCCCATCTTCGGTAACGAGCCCTGCTACAAACGAGCTACATTTTTCGATATCTTCCAATACCTGTCCCAATACCTGATAGCCTGTCCTTTCGTATCCAAACGTAATCCTGGTGCCACTCTAATCCAAACAAGCGCACTTGCGTCACCCTTACCGGATTACCTCACCCGTACCAGGTAGCGAGATACTTTTAGTAACAAGCTACATATCGTGTgctttgttttaaaaaaaagtttcgtTTCTAAAAGTAATCGAACCGTAATACTAACTAAACGCTCGCTTTTGTGTCACCCTTGCAGGAACCATGGGGACGACGCCACGTCCCGGATCCGTCCTGGCGTCGACTGTCCTGATCCTGGTCATCGCTATCCTTGGCAGCCGTCCTTGCCTCGGACAAGGAGACACCGAGGCCAGCCTGGTGCGATGCAACGACACCTGTGCCTCCTGGCTCATCTCGAATACAGCCTACGACGAAAACAACAAGAACAGCAGCGGCGGCAGTGTCAACTCAACCGGCATGTTGTCGTACCCGGACAACGTCTTCCAGCGCTCCAACGTGTGCCGCTGCGACGACGAGTGCGTCAAGTTCGGAGACTGCTGCCGCGACGCGCCGGCGCTGCTGAGGGCGACGTCAGAAGACGCCGTGGAGTGGGAGTGCGTGCGCGTTCGAAGCGACATGCAGGCGACTTGGGTGCGACGCGCCTGCATGCCGGGATGGAACGGACCCGACGAAGTACGGGTCCAGTGCGAGCTCGGGGCCAACGCCCGGATCACGGACCCCAACGGAATGGCTCCCGTGACGTCGCCCCGGACGAACGTGACGTACGCGAACGTCTTCTGCGCCGCCTGCAACGACGACCTGAACGACACCCGACGCTGGCAGGTGAGACTCGAACGACGTGTTCTGAGTGTGTAACAGTGGTCCGCAGAACAGTTTTTAAGCAAGGGACGCGGGATTTTGCGAAGAATGACGCGTAGTGGACGTGCCGTTCTGCTGCTGCTGATCGCGAGGTCGTGCGCTCGAATCCCATCCGTACTTATATGGGGGCGAAGTGCAGAAACATTCGTGCGCGTCTGACTATTGTAGGTAGTCAATGTTACcacagagccctccactacataaTTATCATGGTTGTAGTGTTGCATATGGAACTATGATGAGCCAGTGAGCCAACCAAACAACAAATCTGTAAGAAGAGGCACTGGGATCGGTGTACACAGCACCATCGCCTAATGTAGTGCCCTTAATTTATGCATGGTAATTGCGACGGGCAAACATCAAGCAATTGAGCGTTAGCGTGGCCTCGGGGTTTACCTCCAAAAGTACAACAGTTTTCAGTACAAAGCAACCAATTTCAATAATGAAATCTAGTGGCTTTCACTATCTTAATGCTGATAGGCTAAGTTAGATATGCCAGGTTAAACAAAGCAGGACTTTACAATTGTTGAGAGACCTGCCAAAGACCTAGACGTAATCAGTGCACTGTGCACCAGAGATAAAGGATCCATTTAAACATGCTATAAGGTGGCGATTACATGAAATGGAAGTGCATTTTATTTCCGAACACCTCAGCTCTCTTTGCTTACTTGCCATCAATAAGTACTGTGCAGATATGTGGCAGTGTAGAACTAAGCAACAGCGGTGTGTTCTAGGTGAACACGTAGTGCAAGTTCAAATTAGTATCTCTGTTAGTCTTTATGGTGTGCCTTTTAGTTGGCTTTGCTGCTCTGCCTTGTTCCCTCCCACCCAGTTTTGTGTGTTTTAGTACTAAATTGGTTATGCAACTACTCGTTGAAGCTTCCCCTGCTGTGCAACTTTCATCACGTGGCAAAGACATGACTAAACCAACTGGTCATGCTGCCGTGTCATTACAGCAATAAAAAGATGCGTTCCATCAGTTCCTTTATTAAATTGGGCTATTGGAGTGTGGCATGTAGCAGTAGTACACTGCTTGTCACTAAAGTTAGTAGAATGAGTAATTGTTCAGTAACTCCAGCAACATGCTTTCTCATTTAGAATAGAATGAAAGTCTGATGAGTGCTTGCAAACAAGTGGTACAGTGGGTGCATCTGCTTATTGTATGTCCTTCTGCGATTCTGCAGGTGAACCTCGACTGCAAGGAATTCTACGGCCTCATCAACATGACGGGCGACGACATCCGAAACAACATTCAACTCGATCCCACAAACTCCAGCTGGGGGGTGTGGTTCACCGCTCCGGGAGACTACCGACGCTTCTTCGCCTGCGCCTTGGAGTACGCGCCCCAGAACTTGTCTAGCACATACACCTGCAACTCTTTCGTGTCGACATGTGATCCCAGTTGGGCTGGCACGGAGACCGAGAAGGAGTGTCGCTCATACCAGTCGGTGATCAACGTGTACGGCATAAACTATCGCAACCCGGAGTGCATGGTCTGCAACAACGACACTGCTCCGCACCAGGTCTGCGGCTTCTACAGCGACACCAGCTTCGTCAGCCCCCGGGGCTTCAGCTTCAGCATCCTCATGGACGTCAGCCCCTCCGCGGGCAACATCGTCGGAAAGAAGAGCCTCTGCAAGAAGGGCGAACTGTACGACCCGTTCTACAAGGTCTGCCGGAACGTCCTGTGTGGCGTGCCAGGCTACGTCCTCGAGGGCGACAAGTGTGTCCGGGGCGAGGACGAGAACGAGATCGAGCCGAGAATCGGCAATGGTACCGTCTCCTACACCCAGGAGTTCCTTGCGTGCCGAAAGACGACATTGAACAAGGGCGAGTACACCATACGGCTCAACGGCTACCTCTACGCGACGCGCTATGACCGCGACTTTGCTCCCGGCAGCTACATGCTAGACGGCGAGCTACGGGCCCTCGTGTGTATAATCTTTAACGGGACCAACGAGATAGCCAAGTTCTCCAAGACCATGGGCTACGTCTCGGCCGTGGGACTGGGCGTGTCCATCTCGTGCCTCGTGGCCCACCTTCTCGTCTTTCTTGTGGTTCCCGACGTGAGGAACCTCTCTGGTCAGAACCTCGCCTGCCTCTCCGCCTCACTTCTCGTCGCTTACCTCAGCTTCCTCTTCGGCATGATCGGTGAGCCGCCCGCGCGAGCTTGCCAGGCATCTGCCGTCACCACTTACTACTTCTTCCTTGCCTCCTTCTTCTGGATGAGCACGATGGCGTTCGACGTGTGGCGGACACTGCGCGTCGCCACGCGTGAACTGCGTGTCAGCTCCGGCACCCAGTGGCGGCGCTTCTTCTTCTACAGTCTTGCCTCGTGGGCCCTTCCTGCCATAGTCGTCGGTCTCGCGGTCTTCTTCGACGACCGCTCCTCTGGCATGCCCGAAGACTTGCGACCCCTCTTCGGGCGCCACGGCTGCTGGTTTGGGCAGCGGAAGGCCCTCCTCATCTTCTTTGCTGGCCCGGCCGGCGCATTAATGCTCCTCAACATCACGCTCTTCACCTCGACTGCCATCATGGTGATCAGCTCGACAAAGTCCAGCGTCAAGCGCTCCGGCAGTGCCGCCCGGCGCAACTTCAGCCTCTACGTCCGCCTCTCCACCATGATGGGCCTCACCTGGACCCTGGGTTTGGTGGCCGGATACCTTGACGTCGAAGCACTGTGGtacctcttcgtcctcttcaacgCGTTCGAGGGGCTGCTCATATTCGTCTGCTTCTCGTGCACCCGCAAGGTCTGGACCTACCTCCGCGACAACGTGCTCATGTGCATCAAGCGCGAGCCTTACCGCACAGGCACGCTCAGCTCCGGATCCGGCTACAACTCCAACAGCACCGGAACGACGAGCTCGGGCTTCTCGCGCAAGGCGTCGCCTCGCAGCTCGACAAACTACAAGCGCACCGCACCGTACCTCGGCAAGAAGACCAGCATGGACATGTACTAGGAGTTCCCTTtcctctcccttttttttccccAGCTACGGTGTGCTGTCAAGCCAAGTGCGAGTATTTCTTACGGCGTAGCTCTTTGGCACACACGAGTACCGCATTCTTGTCAAGTGTTGATGCGGAGTTGCCACGAGCCTCAACCTCGCTCCTTTGGCGAATGTAGCCACCTCCGCTGACAACGTTTCAAGTGTTCCTATCCCCATGCGTGGTTCCTGAATCTCATCAGTGTCATATTTATCGTTGAGCACCATCGACACGCATCTTTAACCCATGCTCCTGTAAACAGCCGCAAGTCAGCGACTTTCCCCAAGTCTTCTCAGGACGATTCCGTCAGTTTGTCTCTCTTATTTATCACCGTCGGGACCAACTTATGATCATCGAGTGTGCTTTCGGACTGCATCGCAGCGCCGAGGAGTGCGTTTCTTGTGGAACAGTTTTATCAATTTTACGGCCTGTTTCGTGCCAACGGTGGGAAGAACTCTCCGTAGGCGCGACTGTGAAATACCAAAGTCATGTGATGTATGTCTGTGTGTAATTGTGCGAGTGCATTAGAAGACTTTCATCTCATGTAAATATCTTAACCTGAGACTCTTAATGTCAACACTGTAAATAAAGATGTAGATATGTTAAATGGTTTCCTGCGGCTTTTTTGTCACGTAGTACTTCTGGTGTGGTTAACGAAAACCAACGAAcactgaagccaaggaaggcatagaggACGTTATTTGTACGCCTTTAACTGTatcgtagtaattatgatatcatACTTACTACAATACAGTAGgagtacaaataacatcccctataccatcattagcttcattgtctgttggttttcattaaggttgtgtcaaacaaagaaacaagcctttGAATTCCCTCATTTTGATGTGGTTGTTTCATATGACTATTGTGCTGCGCAAAATTTGAATGGCGTGCAAAGTTTAGCTTCAAACATTCGAAACTCAGAATGGCAGAGATGAACAAGTGTTCAGCAGTAGATGGAAGAGAAACCATTATGTGAAATAATCAACTGGATCATTGCACACAGCGACTGAACAAAGCAGCACTGCACCTTACACTAGCAGTAGAAATGACAGTTTAATAAGAGATAGGTGTTAGGTGTTTCCTTTATCCAAACGAAATGTCTTGCGGCACAGCAATAATTCCTGCTTCAAGGCCAAACTAAACACGACGACCAGGAACATTGTAAGAGCACAAAAAACGCTTCCCATTTCTTTTGACTATTATGCGAGATATGTCGACACCGAAGTAATGTCTACAACAATGTGATAGAGAGAATTGGTGTGATTTATTGTACACAAACTTAAGCGAGAACAGGTGTGAAGCGCATGTGGTCTTGTACAGTGCAATATGTCACAGTTGCATGGGATAAACAAAAAGATCCTTGCTTAATCTCAATTTTTGCAATGGTGCCTTCACATTTACACACTTCGTAATGATATGAGAGTGCAGAATAACATGAGGCACACCTGGATAGTACGAAAAATAGATcgcttgtttttcttgtttttggtaAATCCTTCACGAGTTTTGCAGCAATTCTAGGTTTATAGATTACCAACGCGTGGTGTTCGAGGTTGCATAAAATGAGCAGATACTTCTCTCATGCAACTGAATGATGCTTGACCAATGTGAACTTTGGAAAACACATGCTGCGAAATAGTCACATGGTACTAAAGGTGGTCCTGAAAGGCTGTAGTACTTGGAGTCATTTAACGTAATAGCCATGTTGTTACACGAATGAAAAAAATTGTTTCCGTTGTGTAGCAACAACTCCGATTACAATGATAATGCTTATAAGAGAAATATAAGCAAGAATTCCACATGTTTCTCCGGGCTACATTTGCGCGTGGCATCTGCAATGATTGCATGAGCGACGCAAGTAAGCATGAAATGACTTCGCGGTGCTTGCATCTCTCCTGTACCAAGACCAAGACTTGTTTGTGGAAACTAGTATATTCGTGACTAAAGTAACTGCAACATTCCAAAACTTGCCACAAACTTTTGTAGGGTTTAATGGACATGAACGTTCATTTGCCACAATAACAGAAAGGACAGATGAAAATGTCACGACGTAACACTTAAACGACATAGAGTTTGATATAACGTAAGGATTCATTTCAATGAATCTCATTTCTTATTGTCCATTACTCACGACCAGGTGATACTGGTGGGATGCTACTTTGATCACTTATGGAAGCACACCCAACGAA comes from Rhipicephalus sanguineus isolate Rsan-2018 chromosome 7, BIME_Rsan_1.4, whole genome shotgun sequence and encodes:
- the LOC119399866 gene encoding uncharacterized protein LOC119399866; this encodes MGTTPRPGSVLASTVLILVIAILGSRPCLGQGDTEASLVRCNDTCASWLISNTAYDENNKNSSGGSVNSTGMLSYPDNVFQRSNVCRCDDECVKFGDCCRDAPALLRATSEDAVEWECVRVRSDMQATWVRRACMPGWNGPDEVRVQCELGANARITDPNGMAPVTSPRTNVTYANVFCAACNDDLNDTRRWQVNLDCKEFYGLINMTGDDIRNNIQLDPTNSSWGVWFTAPGDYRRFFACALEYAPQNLSSTYTCNSFVSTCDPSWAGTETEKECRSYQSVINVYGINYRNPECMVCNNDTAPHQVCGFYSDTSFVSPRGFSFSILMDVSPSAGNIVGKKSLCKKGELYDPFYKVCRNVLCGVPGYVLEGDKCVRGEDENEIEPRIGNGTVSYTQEFLACRKTTLNKGEYTIRLNGYLYATRYDRDFAPGSYMLDGELRALVCIIFNGTNEIAKFSKTMGYVSAVGLGVSISCLVAHLLVFLVVPDVRNLSGQNLACLSASLLVAYLSFLFGMIGEPPARACQASAVTTYYFFLASFFWMSTMAFDVWRTLRVATRELRVSSGTQWRRFFFYSLASWALPAIVVGLAVFFDDRSSGMPEDLRPLFGRHGCWFGQRKALLIFFAGPAGALMLLNITLFTSTAIMVISSTKSSVKRSGSAARRNFSLYVRLSTMMGLTWTLGLVAGYLDVEALWYLFVLFNAFEGLLIFVCFSCTRKVWTYLRDNVLMCIKREPYRTGTLSSGSGYNSNSTGTTSSGFSRKASPRSSTNYKRTAPYLGKKTSMDMY